In Primulina huaijiensis isolate GDHJ02 unplaced genomic scaffold, ASM1229523v2 scaffold38877, whole genome shotgun sequence, a single genomic region encodes these proteins:
- the LOC140968961 gene encoding histone deacetylase 19 isoform X2 has protein sequence METGGNSLPSGPDGVKRKVSYFYDPEVGNYYYGQGHPMKPHRIRMTHALLAHYGLLHQMHVLKPNPAREKDLCRFHADDYVSFLRNITPETQQDQLRQLKRFNVGEDCPVFDGLYSFCQTYAGGSVGGAVKLNHGHCDIAINWAGGLHHAKKCEASGFCYVNDIVLAILELLKVHERVLYVDIDIHHGDGVEEAFYTTDRVMTVSFHKFGDYFPGTGDIRDVGFGKGKYYSLNVPLDDGIDDESYQYLFKPIMGKVMEFFRPGAVVLQCGADSLSGDRLGCFNLSIKGHAECVKFMRSFNVPLLLLGGGGYTIRNVARCWCYETGVALGVELEDKMPQHEYYEYFGPDYTLHVAPSNMENKNSRHLLEEIRSKLLDYLSKLQHAPSVQFQERPPDTEISEMDEDLDVAEERAETDFDMDVDDECKPLPGRVKSEFLEAEAKLTFL, from the exons ATGGAAACTGGGGGCAATTCACTTCCATCTGGACCTGATGGGGTGAAGCGGAAAGTGAGTTATTTCTACGACCCGGAGGTCGGAAATTACTATTACGGGCAAGGTCACCCAATGAAACCACACAGGATTCGGATGACACATGCTCTTCTTGCCCACTACGGATTACTGCATCAGATGCATGTTCTCAAGCCCAATCCTGCGAGAGAGAAAGATCTTTGCAGATTCCATGCTGATGATTATGTCTCTTTTTTGAGGAACATCACCCCCGAAACACAGCAGGACCAGCTCAGGCAGCTGAAGAGATTTAACGTCGGCGAGGACTGTCCTGTGTTTGATGGCCTCTACTCGTTTTGTCAAACTTATGCTGGTGGTTCTGTTGGTGGAGCTGTGAAGTTAAATCATGGGCACTGTGATATCGCTATAAATTGGGCTGGCGGATTACATCATGCGAAGAAATGCGAGGCTTCTGGTTTTTGCTATGTGAATGATATAGTATTGGCTATCTTGGAACTTCTCAAAGTGCATGAG CGAGTTTTATACGTAGACATTGATATTCATCATGGTGATGGTGTTGAGGAAGCCTTTTATACTACAGACAGGGTCATGACTGTTTCTTTTCACAAGTTTGGAGATTATTTTCCTGGAACGGGGGATATAAGAGATGTTGGATTTGGAAAGGGGAAGTATTACTCTCTTAATGTTCCCCTAGATGATGGAATTGACGATGAAAGCTATCAATATCTATTTAAACCAATCATGGGCAAGGTGATGGAATTTTTTAGGCCTGGTGCTGTAGTGTTACAATGTGGTGCAGACTCGCTGTCTGGGGACCGGTTAGGCTGCTTTAATCTCTCAATTAAAGGTCACGCAGAGTGTGTCAAATTTATGAGATCCTTCAATGTGCCATTACTGTTGTTGGGTGGAGGTGGTTACACAATACGTAATGTTGCTCGATGCTGGTGTTATGAG ACAGGGGTAGCACTTGGGGTTGAACTGGAGGACAAGATGCCGCaacatgaatattatgaatacTTTGGCCCAGATTACACTCTTCATGTTGCTCCAAGTAACATGGAAAATAAAAACTCTCGTCATTTACTGGAAGAGATTAGATCCAAGCTTCTTGATTATCTTTCGAAGCTACAACATGCACCAAGTGTCCAATTTCAGGAGCGACCACCTGATACTGAAATTTCTGAG ATGGATGAAGACCTTGATGTTGCGGAGGAAAGAGCTGAAACTGATTTTGACATGGATGTTGATGATGAATG CAAGCCTTTGCCTGGCAGAGTGAAGAGTGAATTTCTTGAAGCTGAAGCAAAACTCACG TTCTTATAG
- the LOC140968987 gene encoding protein VACUOLELESS GAMETOPHYTES, with protein sequence MRRSSSSLNQMLATFNSQVTENSVPPPPPPILGEEITQLIHSKHPLTEVTSPDLFTCAGCKEYGAGKRFACQQCDFQLHQFCANSAPLLMNHPLHAQHQLIFHPKPKQGGIMPWPRCDICGKSSKGFTYRCRACSFQMHPCCALLSTHINFPIHPHPLKLLPPSNTTGEMTCGECNKLKRSGRMYRCTVCEYHLHAVCAKTLVNGLHANGITAPEKPSVLGAAARLASQVVIEFIGGLIEGLGEGVGEVLVQNIARARCSRNRRIRD encoded by the exons ATGAGAAgatcttcttcttccttgaaTCAAATGCTCGCCACCTTTAACTCTCAGGTGACGGAAAATTCTGTGCCGCCCCCTCCACCGCCTATTCTGGGCGAAGAGATCACGCAGTTGATCCACTCCAAACACCCCTTGACGGAGGTAACCTCGCCTGATCTGTTCACTTGCGCCGGCTGCAAGGAGTATGGAGCCGGCAAGAGGTTCGCGTGTCAGCAGTGCGATTTTCAGCTGCACCAGTTTTGTGCTAACTCGGCTCCACTGCTGATGAATCATCCACTTCACGCCCAGCACCAACTCATTTTCCACCCTAAACCTAAACAGG GCGGAATAATGCCATGGCCAAGATGTGATATTTGTGGCAAGTCTTCCAAAGGGTTTACCTACAGATGCCGGGCATGTAGCTTCCAAATGCATCCTTGCTGCGCACTCCTCTCAACTCATATCAACTTCCCAATCCATCCACACCCCTTGAAACTGCTACCACCATCGAACACAACCGGCGAAATGACCTGTGGTGAGTGCAACAAATTGAAAAGGTCGGGACGGATGTATCGTTGCACCGTATGCGAATACCACCTCCATGCGGTGTGCGCCAAAACACTCGTGAATGGCCTCCATGCTAACGGGATCACGGCTCCCGAGAAGCCGAGTGTGCTGGGTGCTGCTGCTCGTCTCGCATCGCAAGTCGTTATCGAGTTTATAGGAGGGCTTATTGAGGGGTTGGGAGAGGGCGTGGGAGAGGTACTCGTTCAAAATATTGCAAGAGCTAGGTGTAGCCGCAATAGAAGGATAAGAGACTAA
- the LOC140968966 gene encoding cell division control protein 2 homolog D-like, with the protein MEEKAKSAMEAFEKLEKVGEGTYGKVYRAREKATGKIVALKKTRLHEDEEGVPPTTLREVSLLRMLSRDPHVVRMMDVKQGQNKEGKTVLYLVFEYMDTDLKKYIRSFRQTGGHIPPATVKSLMYQLCKGVAFCHGHGVLHRDLKPHNLLMDPKTMTLKIADLGLARSYTVPIKKYTHEILTLWYRAPEVLLGATHYSPAVDIWSVACIFAELVTNQALFAGDSELQQLLHIFRLLGTPNEKVWPGVSKLVNWHEYPQWSALPLSSVVKELDVDGLHLLSEMLHYEPAKRISAKKAMEHPYFDDLDKSRL; encoded by the exons ATGGAGGAGAAAGCGAAATCTGCAATGGAGGCATTCGAGAAACTGGAGAAAGTTGGAGAAGGAACGTACGGTAAAGTGTACCGAGCGAGAGAGAAAGCCACTGGAAAGATTGTGGCTTTGAAGAAGACCCGTCTTCATGAAGATGAAGAGGGAGTGCCCCCCACCACTCTCAGAGAGGTATCGTTGTTGCGTATGCTCTCCAGAGATCCCCATGTCGTCAG AATGATGGATGTGAAACAAGGCCAGAATAAGGAAGGAAAGACAGTTCTTTATTTGGTGTTCGAGTACATGGATACTGACCTTAAGAAATACATCCGGAGCTTTCGTCAAACTGGAGGACATATCCCACCTGCAACAGTGAAG AGCTTAATGTATCAGCTTTGTAAGGGAGTTGCTTTTTGCCATGGTCATGGTGTTTTACACAG GGATCTTAAGCCGCACAATCTTTTGATGGATCCCAAGACAATGACACTGAAAATAGCTGATCTTGGACTAGCCAGATCGTATACAGTACCCATAAAGAAGTATACTCATGAG ATATTGACCCTCTGGTACAGAGCTCCAGAGGTGCTTCTGGGTGCTACACATTACTCACCTGCAGTGGACATCTGGTCTGTTGCCTGCATATTTG CTGAGTTGGTGACAAACCAAGCTCTCTTTGCTGGAGACTCAGAGCTTCAACAGCTTCTACACATTTTCAG ATTGTTGGGTACTCCGAACGAAAAAGTGTGGCCTGGTGTGAGCAAGCTTGTGAACTGGCATGAATATCCACAGTGGAGTGCACTGCCACTGTCATCAGTGGTTAAGGAGCTGGATGTGGATGGACTACACCTCTTATCC GAAATGCTGCACTACGAACCAGCTAAGAGAATTTCAGCCAAGAAAGCTATGGAACATCCTTATTTTGATGATCTTGACAAGTCTCGTCTCTAA
- the LOC140968917 gene encoding uncharacterized protein, translated as MGACFSAQSVDQKPSANVVSMDGQFRQYSLPVTASQVLRFESSSPDSIFLCDSDSLCFDDFIPPLDGEFELDPDQIYFVLSMNKLKYRLAASEMAALAVKASIALDKVNIRRRRSKARISPVLVAEEHPQSNYQIQNKVSFDSPLGVISRSGSTRKMHRFSSRRAKLAVRSFRIRLSTIYEGSVLHAD; from the coding sequence ATGGGTGCTTGTTTCTCCGCCCAATCCGTCGATCAGAAGCCGTCCGCTAATGTCGTCTCCATGGATGGACAATTTCGCCAGTATTCTCTTCCTGTTACAGCTTCTCAGGTTCTCCGGTTCGAGTCTTCTTCCCCGGACTCAATCTTCCTATGCGATTCCGATTCCTTATGTTTCGATGATTTCATCCCCCCTCTCGACGGAGAGTTCGAGCTCGATCCGGATCAGATCTACTTCGTGTTGTCGATGAATAAGCTCAAGTATCGGCTGGCTGCCTCCGAAATGGCGGCTTTGGCCGTGAAGGCCAGCATTGCTCTTGACAAGGTTAACATACGCAGACGGAGGAGCAAGGCGAGGATTTCTCCTGTCCTGGTGGCGGAGGAGCATCCGCAGTCGAATTATCAGATTCAGAACAAGGTTTCTTTCGATTCTCCGCTAGGGGTAATTTCTAGATCCGGTTCAACGAGGAAGATGCATAGATTCTCTTCCCGGCGAGCTAAATTGGCCGTCCGATCGTTCAGAATCAGGCTCTCCACCATTTACGAAGGATCTGTGCTCCACGCCGATTGA
- the LOC140968961 gene encoding histone deacetylase 19 isoform X1, with protein METGGNSLPSGPDGVKRKVSYFYDPEVGNYYYGQGHPMKPHRIRMTHALLAHYGLLHQMHVLKPNPAREKDLCRFHADDYVSFLRNITPETQQDQLRQLKRFNVGEDCPVFDGLYSFCQTYAGGSVGGAVKLNHGHCDIAINWAGGLHHAKKCEASGFCYVNDIVLAILELLKVHERVLYVDIDIHHGDGVEEAFYTTDRVMTVSFHKFGDYFPGTGDIRDVGFGKGKYYSLNVPLDDGIDDESYQYLFKPIMGKVMEFFRPGAVVLQCGADSLSGDRLGCFNLSIKGHAECVKFMRSFNVPLLLLGGGGYTIRNVARCWCYETGVALGVELEDKMPQHEYYEYFGPDYTLHVAPSNMENKNSRHLLEEIRSKLLDYLSKLQHAPSVQFQERPPDTEISEMDEDLDVAEERAETDFDMDVDDECKPLPGRVKSEFLEAEAKLTGDIREGECNGEVDLNPPKHIA; from the exons ATGGAAACTGGGGGCAATTCACTTCCATCTGGACCTGATGGGGTGAAGCGGAAAGTGAGTTATTTCTACGACCCGGAGGTCGGAAATTACTATTACGGGCAAGGTCACCCAATGAAACCACACAGGATTCGGATGACACATGCTCTTCTTGCCCACTACGGATTACTGCATCAGATGCATGTTCTCAAGCCCAATCCTGCGAGAGAGAAAGATCTTTGCAGATTCCATGCTGATGATTATGTCTCTTTTTTGAGGAACATCACCCCCGAAACACAGCAGGACCAGCTCAGGCAGCTGAAGAGATTTAACGTCGGCGAGGACTGTCCTGTGTTTGATGGCCTCTACTCGTTTTGTCAAACTTATGCTGGTGGTTCTGTTGGTGGAGCTGTGAAGTTAAATCATGGGCACTGTGATATCGCTATAAATTGGGCTGGCGGATTACATCATGCGAAGAAATGCGAGGCTTCTGGTTTTTGCTATGTGAATGATATAGTATTGGCTATCTTGGAACTTCTCAAAGTGCATGAG CGAGTTTTATACGTAGACATTGATATTCATCATGGTGATGGTGTTGAGGAAGCCTTTTATACTACAGACAGGGTCATGACTGTTTCTTTTCACAAGTTTGGAGATTATTTTCCTGGAACGGGGGATATAAGAGATGTTGGATTTGGAAAGGGGAAGTATTACTCTCTTAATGTTCCCCTAGATGATGGAATTGACGATGAAAGCTATCAATATCTATTTAAACCAATCATGGGCAAGGTGATGGAATTTTTTAGGCCTGGTGCTGTAGTGTTACAATGTGGTGCAGACTCGCTGTCTGGGGACCGGTTAGGCTGCTTTAATCTCTCAATTAAAGGTCACGCAGAGTGTGTCAAATTTATGAGATCCTTCAATGTGCCATTACTGTTGTTGGGTGGAGGTGGTTACACAATACGTAATGTTGCTCGATGCTGGTGTTATGAG ACAGGGGTAGCACTTGGGGTTGAACTGGAGGACAAGATGCCGCaacatgaatattatgaatacTTTGGCCCAGATTACACTCTTCATGTTGCTCCAAGTAACATGGAAAATAAAAACTCTCGTCATTTACTGGAAGAGATTAGATCCAAGCTTCTTGATTATCTTTCGAAGCTACAACATGCACCAAGTGTCCAATTTCAGGAGCGACCACCTGATACTGAAATTTCTGAG ATGGATGAAGACCTTGATGTTGCGGAGGAAAGAGCTGAAACTGATTTTGACATGGATGTTGATGATGAATG CAAGCCTTTGCCTGGCAGAGTGAAGAGTGAATTTCTTGAAGCTGAAGCAAAACTCACG GGAGACATCAGAGAAGGCGAGTGTAATGGCGAAGTGGACCTTAATCCTCCGAAACACATTGCTTAG